Proteins encoded by one window of Plasmodium falciparum 3D7 genome assembly, chromosome: 4:
- a CDS encoding erythrocyte membrane protein 1, PfEMP1, whose amino-acid sequence MAPGSTGTQDDDAKNMFDRIGQQVYDEIMKKDDADAKKYIKELKGKLSFASILGESAGTDDPCQLESKYTELISGSGSGVAARGHPCGNVSGKGEDVSRFSKERVSKYDEKKIGCSNSEGACAPYRRLSLCNKNFQKINNYSSKAKHNLLLDVCLAANHEGQSIKTHLKQYDAEYPSGSGHTTCTALARSFADIGDIIRGKDLYRRDKGEKKKLEEHLKTIFGKIHSDVTSSGSNKEALQERYNGDKENYYKLREDWWTANRETVWEAITCDDDDKLANASYFRATCSDSDGKGSFSQANDKCRCKDKKGKNTDQVPTYFDYVPQYLRWFEEWAEDFCRKKKKYVNIVKTYCRKKDNSSEERYCSRNGFDCEKTKRAIGKLRYGKGCTDCFFACYPYEKWIDNKKKEFLKQKEKYINVINGTSSSSRKTRAARGSNVNGYEKIFYEKLKEGNVGNLDAFLGLLNNEKACQDIKDDKEGGKINFKDDHGDINNNNKDEGTFYRSKYCQPCPYCGVKKNNNGGSGGGNKWEEKHESDKCTRIKLYKPRSGQGGTPIKILKSGEGEKEIKEKIDDFCTKTQNGTGDSNIDSSLCDPWKCYEIDELTKEGQEGEDDVDDRYYDELVETGGGLCILKKEKKEQEKEKSDAKSQNDPDEIQKTFYDFFYYWVAHMLKDSIYWRTKKLDKCLQNGNKKCGKKICNGDCECFQRWVEKKKTEWTNIKDHFVKQKGIPEGCYFTTLEGVLQIEFLNEGSAQDKQNSLDAKEIQHLKQIKKILDEEKQKNQEETAGGCGPGVASDNKKETIMDKLIDYEKKIATECIEKHKCPDPPREGAGRSDTSRDSPSSRPAQEVGDSEEDEDEDEDDEEEHPDDGKGDANEEEAENHSNDQEDKDTLDAVVENTEVGPSGPATPVDDKVCDIVSKLFSGNDFGDACGTKYDKYGREKFPNWKCIPSGDKTAPSSDSNQGSICVPPRRRRLYVGGLTKWASGNTVVSGQAQTPQGDTTSPSDNKLRDAFIQSAAIETFFLWHKYKMDKEIEKKQQQKNGLVANTSNVGKEHQEKLEQSGIIPEDFKRQMFYTLGDYRDILFGKDISGDKNMDTIEEKINGILPKNGTPSPAKKNTPTEWWSQNGEHIWNAMICALTYDTNTASGDKPTQNEKVKEALWDEQNNKPKNDYQYSSVTIGGEGAEGQLQSTDSKDAARGEKTPLDSFIKRPPYFRYLEEWGQNFCKERKKRLKDIKYECRGDENITRYGSGYGEDCKNNLPENPSTFKDLEYPTCAKYCRFYKKWINTKKTEYEKQEKIYVQQKKDATSDNGNKYDSNCDGKLKQYASIESFLEKLVQCKKDNGEGTIKFNGGQTFQHTEDCKSCSKFRIKCDNDKCSGGNTKVKCDGKTPIDAKEIANMINSPQEVTMLVSDNGATGFKGDDLKEACEGKGIFEGIRKEQWKCDNVCGYVVCKPKEGNRETVRGEKNDDKHIITIRALVTHWVQNFLDDYKKIKHKISHCTKTDQGSTCQNKCQNKCKCVGEWIPKKREEWQQIKDRFLKQYKNDKLDEDFNLRSCLETFLVQIGAAYGEDKFKKVIKLSVFDQSCGCSAIASSQKKNGEYKDAIECMLKKLEEKANKCKEDHSSGEQTEKECQESPSVEDEDDTLHEETEVKAPEICKDVIKAPTEPEEKGACDPAPTTPKETSPATDSGKETNTEPVTPQDQSPDTKTPKEKGPKPPKSLPQPPRQKREFTPSDWWKVMSASAFPWTVGVAFMALSYWVMKKKSKPRVDLFSVMEIPQNDYGMPTLKSKNRYVPYSSGKYRGKTYLYVEGDSGTDSGYTDHYSDITSSSESEYEELDINDIYPYQSPKYKTLIEVVLEPSKRETNSGDIPNDNTPANKPITDEEWNTLKDEFISNMLQSTQNTEPNILHDNMHYNTHPNTLYFDKHEEKPFIMLIQDRNLLIREEYSYNMSTNSGGNGSYSGISPISDNPDSLSDKNGPTSGNHNLYSGTDLINDALSGDYDIYDEMLKRKENELFGTNHTKHTTTNRVATQICDDPITNQLNLFHKWLDRHRNMCEKWENHHERLDKLKELWDNETHSGNKHNGIQSNIPSSDIHPSDIHSGKLSDTPSDNNIHSDIPYVLNSDVSIQIHMDNPKPTNEDNVVDCNPVGNNIYVDNNPNQTFPSNPNPVENNTYVNAPTNVQIEMDVNNHKVVKEKYPISDMLDI is encoded by the exons ATGGCGCCAGGTAGTACTGGTACGCAGGATGATGATGCCAAAAATATGTTTGATAGGATAGGGCAACAAGTGTACGAcgaaataatgaaaaaggaTGATGCTGAtgctaaaaaatatattaaggaATTGAAAGGAAAGTTGTCATTTGCATCAATTTTGGGGGAATCAGCTGGCACCGATGATCCATGCCAACTTGAAAGTAAATATACTGAACTTATTAGTGGTAGTGGTAGTGGTGTTGCTGCTCGCGGTCATCCGTGCGGAAACGTAAGTGGAAAAGGAGAAGATGTAAGCCGTTTTTCTAAAGAACGTGTCTCTAAATAtgatgagaaaaaaatagGATGTAGTAATAGTGAAGGAGCGTGTGCTCCATATAGACGATTATCTCTATGTAAcaaaaattttcaaaaaatcaATAATTATAGTAGTAAAGCTaaacataatttattattagatGTGTGTCTTGCAGCGAATCATGAAGGACAATCAATAAAAACACATCTTAAACAATATGATGCAGAATATCCTTCTGGTTCTGGTCATACAACATGTACTGCACTTGCACGAAGTTTTGCAGATATAGGAGATATTATTCGTGGAAAAGATTTGTATCGTCGAGAtaaaggagaaaaaaaaaaattagaagaaCATTTAAAAACAATTTTCGGGAAAATACATAGTGACGTGACGTCTAGCGGGAGTAATAAGGAGGCGCTACAAGAACGCTACAATGgtgataaagaaaattattataaattacgAGAAGATTGGTGGACTGCAAATCGAGAAACGGTGTGGGAAGCAATTACATGTGACGACGACGACAAGCTAGCAAATGCTTCATATTTTCGTGCAACGTGCAGTGATAGTGATGGTAAAGGAAGTTTTTCTCAAGCTAATGACAAATGCCGCTGTAAGGACAAAAAGGGCAAAAATACCGACCAGGTCCCCACATATTTTGACTATGTGCCACAGTATCTTCGCTGGTTCGAGGAATGGGCAGAAGACTTTTgtaggaaaaagaaaaaatatgttaatatagtTAAAACATATTGTCGCAAAAAAGATAATAGTAGTGAAGAACGATATTGTAGCCGTAATGGATTTGATTGCGAAAAAACTAAACGAGCTATTGGTAAGTTACGTTATGGTAAAGGTTGCACTGACTGTTTTTTTGCATGTTATCCTTATGAAAAATGgatagataataaaaaaaaagaatttctaaaacaaaaagaaaaatacataaatgtaataaatgGAACATCAAGTAGTAGTAGGAAAACGCGAGCTGCACGTGGTAGTAATGTTAATGGGtatgaaaaaattttttatgaaaaactGAAAGAAGGGAATGTTGGAAACCTTGATGCTTTTTTGggattattaaataatgaaaaagcaTGCCAAGATATTAAAGACGACAAAGAAGGaggaaaaattaattttaaagaCGATCATGGTgacattaataataataataaagatgaagGAACATTTTATCGTTCAAAATATTGCCAACCCTGTCCTTATTGTGGAgtgaaaaagaataataatggtGGCAGTGGTGGTGGTAACAAATGGGAAGAGAAACATGAGAGTGATAAATGCACGCGTATAAAACTTTATAAGCCTAGAAGTGGCCAAGGCGGTACTCCTATTAAAATCCTTAAAAGTGGTGAaggagaaaaagaaataaaagaaaaaattgatGACTTTTGCACTAAAACACAAAATGGTACTGGTGATAGTAATATTGATTCTTCTTTGTGTGATCCATGGAAATGTTATGAAATTGACGAGCTGACGAAAGAGGGTCAGGAGGGTGAGGATGACGTGGATGACCGCTACTATGACGAATTGGTAGAAACTGGAGGTGGATTATGtatattgaaaaaagaaaaaaaagaacaagaaaaagaaaaaagtgaTGCCAAATCTCAAAACGACCCTGATGAAATCCAAAAGACATtctatgattttttttactattgGGTTGCACATATGTTAAAAGATTCCATATATTGGAGAACAAAAAAACTTGATAAATGTTTACAAAATGGTAACAAAAAAtgtggaaaaaaaatatgtaatggTGATTGTGAATGTTTCCAAAGATgggttgaaaaaaaaaaaaccgaATGGACTAACATAAAAGACCATTTTGTCAAGCAAAAAGGTATTCCAGAAGGGTGTTATTTCACAACTCTTGAAGGTGTTTTGCAAATAGAATTTTTGAATGAAGGTTCCGCACAAGATAAACAAAATAGTCTGGATGCAAAGGAAATACAACACCTAAAACaaattaagaaaatattggatgaggaaaaacaaaaaaaccaAGAAGAAACAGCTGGTGGCTGTGGTCCCGGTGTTGCCTCCgacaataaaaaagaaactaTAATGGATAAATTGATCGActacgaaaaaaaaattgccACTGAATGCATAGAAAAACACAAGTGCCCAGACCCACCACGCGAAGGTGCCGGTCGCTCCGACACCTCACGCGACAGCCCATCATCACGACCTGCACAGGAAGTCGGCGACTCCGAAGAAGATGAAGACGAAGACGAAGACGATGAAGAAGAACACCCCGACGACGGCAAGGGCGACGCCAACGAGGAGGAGGCGGAAAACCACAGTAACGACCAGGAGGACAAAGACACACTGGACGCGGTGGTGGAAAACACAGAAGTGGGACCATCAGGACCAGCAACGCCAGTAGATGACAAGGTTTGCGACATAGTGTCCAAACTATTTAGTGGTAACGATTTTGGTGACGCGTGCGGaacaaaatatgataaatatggcCGCGAAAAATTCCCCAATTGGAAGTGCATACCAAGTGGTGACAAAACCGCCCCATCTAGTGATAGTAACCAGGGTTCCATATGTGTTCCACCCAGGAGGCGACGATTATATGTGGGGGGATTAACGAAGTGGGCGAGTGGTAACACAGTAGTTAGTGGTCAGGCACAGACACCACAAGGTGACACCACATCACCAAGTGACAACAAACTGCGTGATGCGTTCATCCAATCTGCGGCAATAGAAACTTTTTTCTTATGGCATAAATACAAAATGGATAAAGAAATAGAGAAAAAACAACAACAGAAAAATGGACTAGTTGCAAATACATCAAATGTTGGAAAAGAGCATCAAGAGAAATTAGAACAAAGTGGTATTATCCCCGAAGATTTTAAAAGACAGATGTTTTATACTTTGGGGGATTATAgggatatattatttggaaAAGACATAAGTGGGGACAAGAATATGGACACAATAGAAGAGAAAATAAATGGAATTCTCCCAAAAAATGGCACACCTTCTCCTGCCAAAAAAAACACACCAACAGAATGGTGGAGTCAAAACGGTGAACATATATGGAATGCAATGATATGTGCCTTAACCTATGACACAAACACAGCGAGTGGCGATAAACCAACACAGAATGAAAAAGTGAAAGAGGCACTTTGGGACGAACAGAACAACAAACCAAAAAACGACTACCAATATAGTAGTGTCACAATTGGTGGTGAAGGTGCCGAAGGCCAACTGCAATCTACCGACAGTAAAGACGCCGCCCGTGGTGAAAAAACCCCCCTTGACTCCTTCATCAAGCGACCCCCTTATTTCCGTTACCTTGAAGAATGGGGTCAAAATTTTTGTAAAGAGAGGAAGAAACGGTTGAAAGacataaaatatgaatgTCGTggtgatgaaaatattacTAGATATGGTAGCGGTTATGGGGAGGATTGTAAAAATAATCTTCCTGAAAATCCTAGTACTTTTAAGGATCTTGAATATCCAACGTGTGCCAAATATTGTagattttacaaaaaatggATAAATACCAAAAAAACAGAATATGAgaaacaagaaaaaatatatgttcaaCAAAAAAAGGATGCTACAAGTGATAATGGTAACAAATATGATTCAAATTGTGATGGAAAGCTTAAACAATATGCGTCTATTGAATCATTTTTGGAAAAGTTAGTACAATGTAAAAAGGATAATGGAGAAGGtacaataaaatttaatgGAGGTCAAACATTTCAACATACAGAAGATTGTAAATCATGTTCTAAATTTAGAATCAAATgtgataatgataaatgCAGTGGTGGTAATACAAAAGTGAAGTGCGATGGAAAAACGCCTATTGATGCAAAAGAAATTgcaaatatgataaattctCCTCAAGAAGTTACTATGCTTGTGAGTGATAACGGTGCAACGGGATTTAAAGGTGATGATTTAAAGGAGGCTTGTGAAGGTAAAGGTATATTTGAAGGTATTAGAAAAGAACAATGGAAATGTGATAATGTATGTGGTTATGTTGTATGTAAACCGAAAGAAGGAAATAGGGAAACCGTCAGAGGGGAAAAAAATGACGACAAACACATTATAACAATTAGAGCTTTGGTTACACATTGGGTACAAAATTTTTTAGACGATTATAAGAAAATTAAACATAAAATTTCACATTGTACGAAAACTGATCAAGGATCCACATGTCAAAATAAATGtcaaaataaatgtaaatgtgTTGGAGAATGGATACCTAAGAAGAGGGAAGAATGGCAACAAATAAAAGATCGTTTCcttaaacaatataaaaatgacaaGTTAGATGAAGATTTTAACCTTAGAAGTTGTTTGGAGACCTTCTTAGTTCAAATTGGTGCTGCATATGGTGAAGATAAGTTTAAAAAGGTAATAAAATTAAGTGTGTTCGATCAATCTTGTGGATGTAGTGCCATTGCGAGTTCTCAAAAGAAAAATGGTGAATACAAGGACGCTATAGAATGTATGCTTAAAAAGCTTGAAGAAAAAGCAAACAAGTGTAAAGAGGACCACTCTAGTGGCGAACAAACAGAAAAAGAGTGTCAAGAATCCCCCTCCGTTGAAGACGAAGACGATACACTACACGAAGAAACAGAGGTGAAGGCGCCAGAAATTTGTAAAGATGTGATAAAAGCACCAACAGAACCAGAGGAAAAAGGCGCTTGTGATCCAGCACCAACTACACCGAAAGAAACGTCACCAGCAACAGATAGTGGTAAGGAAACCAACACCGAACCCGTAACACCACAAGACCAAAGCCCAGACACCAAAACCCCAAAGGAAAAAGGCCCCAAACCCCCCAAATCACTTCCGCAACCCCCACGACAAAAACGTGAATTCACACCCTCCGATTGGTGGAAAGTCATGTCCGCTTCCGCCTTCCCGTGGACGGTCGGCGTCGCGTTTATGGCGTTGAGTTATTGGGTTATGaag AAAAAATCCAAACCTCGTGTGGACCTTTTCAGTGTTATGGAAATACCCCAAAACGATTATGGAATGCCGACCCTTAAATCAAAAAATAGATATGTTCCGTATTCTAGTGGTAAATATAGAGGCAAAACATACTTATATGTTGAAGGGGATAGTGGAACCGATAGTGGTTACACCGATCATTATAGTGACATTACATCATCATCAGAAAGTGAGTATGAAGAATtggatattaatgatatatatccATACCAATCACCAAAATACAAAACTTTGATAGAAGTGGTATTGGAACCATCAAAAAGAGAAACAAATAGTGGTGATATACCAAATGATAATACACCTGCAAATAAACCTATTACTGATGAGGAATGGAATACATTGAAAGATGAATTTATATCTAATATGTTACAAAGTACTCAAAATACAGAACCAAATATTTTACATGATAATATGCATTATAATACCCATCCTAatactttatattttgataaacATGAAGAAAAACCTTTTATTATGTTGATTCAAGATAGAAATTTACTTATCAGAGAAGAATACAGTTATAATATGAGTACTAACAGTGGTGGAAATGGTTCATATAGTGGTATTAGTCCAATAAGTGACAACCCTGATTCATTAAGTGATAAAAATGGTCCAACTAGTGGTAACCATAATCTATATAGTGGCACTGACCTAATCAACGATGCACTAAGTGgtgattatgatatatatgatgaaatgTTGAAACGAAAAGAAAACGAATTATTTGGGACAAATCATACAAAACATACAACAACTAACCGTGTTGCTACACAAATATGTGATGACCCTATAACCAATCAATTAAATTTGTTCCATAAATGGTTAGATAGACATAGAAATATGTGCGAAAAGTGGGAAAATCATCACGAACGGTTAGATAAATTGAAAGAATTGTGGGATAATGAGACACATAGTGGTAACAAACATAATGGTATACAAAGTAACATACCTAGTAGTGATATTCATCCTAGTGACATACATAGCGGTAAACTAAGTGATACACCTAGTGATAACAACATACATAGTGACATACCATACGTGTTAAATAGTGACGTTTCGATACAAATACATATGGATAATCCTAAACCTACAAATGAGGATAATGTCGTGGATTGCAACCCTGTGGGAAACAACATATATGTGGATAATAACCCCAACCAAACGTTTCCGTCTAACCCAAACCCTGTGGAAAACAACACATATGTGAACGCACCCACAAATGTACAAATTGAAATGGATGTAAATAACCACAAGGTGGTGAAAGAAAAATATCCTATATCAGATATGttggatatataa